TGACCATGCTGAAGGTGCACGTGGAGGCGGTCCTGCGGCTGACCTCCGCGGCCGCCGCCCCGATGCGCGCGCGCGGCCGCGGCGGCGTGATCAACGTGGCCTCGGTGGCGGCCTTCCTGCCGCGCGGCACCTACGGGGCCAGCAAGGCCTGGGTCGTGCAGTTCACCCAGGGCGCGGCGAAGGACCTGGCGGGCTCGGGCGTACGGCTGATGGCCCTGTGCCCCGGCTTCGTCCGCACGGAGTTCCACGAGCGGGCCGGGATGGGCACCGACAACATCCCGAACTGGCTGTGGCTGGACGCCGACAAGCTGGTGACCGCGGCCCTCGCCGACCTGGCCCGGGGCCGGACCGTGTCGGTCCCCGACCCGCGCTACAAGGCGCTGATGGGCGTGGTGAAGCTGACCCCGCGCGGCCTCCTCGGCGGGGTGTCCTCGCGCACCGGCCGCAAGTACGGCCCCCAGTAGGCCGGCAGGACGCACGGGCACACGGGAAAGCCCCGGTCACCGCCGCTGGGCAGCGGGGGCCGGGGCTTCGCCGTGGTGCGTGGAGCGCTGGTCAGTGGCTGTGGCCGTGACCGTGGCCGTGACCGGCGTCGCCCTCTTCCTCCGCCGGCTTCTCGACGACCAGGGTCTCGGTCGTGAGCAGCAGGGAGGCGATGGAGGCGGCGTTCTCCAGCGCGGAACGGGTGACCTTCACCGGGTCGATGACGCCGGCCTTGACCAGGTCGCCGTACTCGCCGGTGGCGGCGTTGAAGCCCTGGCCCTTGTCGAGCTCGGCGACCTTCGAGGTGATGACGTACCCCTCAAGACCGGCGTTCTCGGCGATCCAGCGCAGCGGCTCGACGGCGGCGCGGCGGACGACCGCGACACCGGTGGCCTCGTCGCCCGACAGGCCGAGGTTGCCGTCCAGGACCTTGACGGCGTGGACGAGCGCGGAGCCACCGCCGGAGACGATGCCCTCCTCGACCGCGGCGCGGGTCGCCGAGATGGCGTCCTCGAGACGGTGCTTCTTCTCCTTCAGCTCCACCTCGGTGGCGGCGCCGACCTTGATGACGCAGACGCCGCCGGCGAGCTTCGCCAGGCGCTCCTGCA
Above is a window of Streptomyces subrutilus DNA encoding:
- a CDS encoding SDR family NAD(P)-dependent oxidoreductase: MTTALITGSTAGIGAAFARRLAAQGHNLVLVARDTKRLGEQATELHDRHGIEAEVLAADLATEEGIAAVEQRLADRTHPVDLLVNNAGFGNKGRYLDVSMADELTMLKVHVEAVLRLTSAAAAPMRARGRGGVINVASVAAFLPRGTYGASKAWVVQFTQGAAKDLAGSGVRLMALCPGFVRTEFHERAGMGTDNIPNWLWLDADKLVTAALADLARGRTVSVPDPRYKALMGVVKLTPRGLLGGVSSRTGRKYGPQ